GGTTGGCGATGAGTTCCGAGACTACCTGGCCCTCCTGCGGGACAAAATCCCAGAGGCTCACCTGAACTATATGAAGGCCGTGGGAGTGGAAGCAGAGCATCTGCGCCAGTGGCAGCAGCTCATCAGCATGCGCTATGATGAATACGCAAGGGACAGATTCGAGGTGCGGGCGGCAGCTATGGAGATAGAGTCATCTGAGAAGTCACTGGATCTGGACGGTCTGGCCAAGATTCAAATGCTAGTGCCGGTGCAAACTGTTGCCATTGGCTGTCACCACCACATCTGCCGAGGCGACACCAGAGGGCGCGACGAACTGTTCAAATTTACCCTGGGAGCTCTGTCCAAGTTCTATGTAAAGATCAGAATTGGACTCGAGGGCGGCAAGGTCACCCCACTGACGCGCGCCCGGGTGGCTATGAAAAAGGTTTTTCGGAAATGAGAGGTACGCTCTTTTAAAATTCAATAACTCAACTTATGGTTGAGGTTTTTTTCTTTGAGCGTTTTTCCTTTTTAAGGGGAGGAAGGTCGGGGATATTTGGCTTCTGGATATCTGACAATCAGTCAATGTTATGTAACAGACTGCAATAGTCCGGTGACAGTCTGGTTTTACTGGCGCGGCTTTTTTGCTTTGCCGACTACCTAATGTGGATTATCAGATGAGCGGAACGTAGTACGGAGAGTAAACGGCTTGGGTGATCTGAGACATCCTACTGATCCCCGGCTTGTGGTAAGTTAAGGTCTCCTAGAAGACATATCCGACCAACGTTTTCCATTTTCTTGCAGAACTTCTCATCTGCGGTTACAAGGATTCCCTTGATCTCAAAGGCAACGGCCAGATAAGAGGCATCATAAAAGGTCACTGCGTGCTGTTCCATCCAAGCGAAACATCGCTCGATAATGGTGTTATTCAGATCGACACTTTGGATTCGTAGGTCAAGAAGGAGATTCATTTTTTCTATCGCTTCAAGTTTAAGTTCGCGACCCAGGAAGTTCCCCACTTCATACTGCCAAAGAGAAGGGGCAGCAAGTTCAGCTATCCCAGCCGCCCAAGTGTCCAAGAGTTTCAAGGCTAGGTCTTGACCGTTCTCTTGTTCTTTCCCCAATACCCACTTGAGAATTACGGAGGCATCTACCACATATCTTTCCATTTAGTGAAGTCTCCGATCTTTTGCCAGGCCTTCTACAATCTCCCGGGTAGAGAATCTCTTTTTAGACGGGGGAGTGGCGCGGAGTTTTTCAAGAACTTTCTTCCGTCTAATCAATTCTAATTCCTTGCGAAGAGCTTGGTTGACAACCTTGCTCCTTTGCCCTGAAGGAACTAAGCTCTCCAGATCACGTGAGATATCTTCTTCAATAAGGAAATTTAATTTACGCGTTGATCTCCCCATTTTTTACTCCATTTTAATACTCTATAAAAGTAAATATATATACTACTCTACAGGGATGGCGATGTCAACCTAGAGGTGGGCACGTCCATAAAATTACAAAATTCCTCTCTGCTGTCAAAAATAATTTCCGCACAGTCCAATATGATGCTACACTCCGGGCTTGAACATGTTGCGGTTGTTCGCCTGGTTCCATGAGCTGGCCATGTGCGAGGGCAACGATATATGCGGGGGTGTTGTGGTATTCGTCCTCAGATAACACAGACCTGCTAAAACAATAGAAAACGTAAAATCATCCCCCTCCCCTTTACGGAGATATTAAGTGTTTTGTCGGGGGTTTTGGTAGAGTATAGGTCTTTCTGGTATTTCAGATAAGGCCATCTGAAACTGCATGTACCATTGAGCAATCTGGAGGCTGTGATGAGAAACAAACATCCTGAGGAGATTCGAACTACTGTTCTACAAAGGTATGGGGACCTGGCAAAGGGTGGCTCGAAAGGTTGCGGCTGTACGGTTTCGCCTTCGTGCTGTGGAAGCTCCTCGCCTTCTGCAAGCGAGGCTCTTGGCTATTCGGTGGAAGAACTGAGCAGTGTTCCCGAGGGCTCGAATATGGGACTTGGCTGCGGCAATCCCCAGGCTATTGCTGCTCTGAAACCTGGTGAGACTGTAGTTGACCTGGGCAGTGGGGGCGGCTTCGACTGTTTTCTGGCTGCCGCTAGAGTAGGCAAGAGCGGCCGGGTTATCGGGGTGGACATGACTCCAGAGATGGTCAACAGGGCACGAGAGAATGCGCGCCAGGGCGACTATACCAACGTGGAGTTTCGCCTGGGAGAAATTGAGCACTTGCCGGTGGCCGACAACACCGCAGACGTCATTATTTCCAATTGCGTCATCAACCTTTCTCCGGACAAGCAAAGCGTCTTTCAGGAGGCCTATAGAATCCTGAAGCCAGGAGGACGCCTGGCCATATCCGACGTGGTTGCCACAGCCAGCCTGCCGCCTGAATTGAGGGATGATCTACAGCTGCTGTCGAGGTGCATTGCAGGGGCAGTCACACCAGAAGAGATCACCGGGATGTTGCAAAGGGCGGGCTTCCGGGAGATCCGTATTCAGCTTCAGGAAAGCAGCCGCGAGGTTATCAAGGAATGGATCCCTGGGATAAATGCCCAGGACTACGTGGTGTCAGCTACCATTGAGGCGGTAAAACCTTGAAAATAGCTTTTCTAGGCAGGCATCATTTATCTTGTAACGGTTGATGGCAAAATGAAAGTTCACCTTATAACCAGTATCGTCAGGTAGGCGTGACAGGGGAATGGAGGCACGACAACAAGTTGGTAGCCGCAGGCTTCAGCTTGCGTTGTCCTCTGTTGATATCTATTCCGGCGAGCAATTGCACCATGGCGCCATTGTAATGCTGGCCGCTGACTCACTCTTCAGGTTGGCCGCCCGCAATCGGCTAGTGAAAGGGGTGCACTTTCATTTTGCCATCAATCCTTATTCTCAGACGTTCCTGTAATGTGTGGGTCATGACTGCTTGTTTTACTCCGCCAAACTAATGGCGAGAGGGATCCATAAGGATCGCTTCAGCAATTTTTTCGCATGCCAGGGACCAGAAATACCTGGTGGCCAGGCCAAAGAGAGCCAGCTGTGGTGGGCGGTTCTTCAGGGCTTCCGCTATTCTGGCACACCTCTCTCTTTCCTCTATTACTAGTTGAGCGGCGCTTTTTCGTGGAGAGCGTCCTGGTTGCGAGGAGCAATCCACGGTTTTTCTATCTGTCTTGACCACTGCCAGGTTGCAACGCATCGTCTCCTCCTGATTGTATGAGCTGATTCTTTCCAGCCTGAAGAGGTTCTGGCCTAGAGGGCGACAATGCCCGTGGCTTCTTCATCTAGCAGGGCGCAAGAGGCGTGCCAAGACCAGCAAATATGGATTTACTGTTAGTTTCAATGTGTTAGCGCATGTAGGTTGACAACAGCGGAGCTGCGGTTCAGTAATCGAGGTAATAGATTAGGAAAACAATTACCCAATTGTAGAACAGCAGCAAACCGGCAAGCATCTGTGGCAGGAGCGCCAGAGTAGCGGCTGAGGTTGCTCTTCTTGACAGTTTGGCTCGGCTCAGGTAAAAAAATAATTGTGGCAAATGCCCTGGCTGTAGAGATGCCGGGGCTTTCCATTTTACTCAGTTGGAGGCGACAAGGAGTACGGCATGGAACGGGTTCCCATAACACGCGAGGGTTATGCGCGCCTCAAGTCAGAATTGCAGCGTCTGCAACAGCAGGAGCGGCCGGAGGTGATCGCTGCAATCAGCGAAGCGCGCGACCATGGCGACATCAGTGAGAATGCTGAGTATGAGGCTGCCAAAGAGAAGCAGGCTATGGTGGAAGGCAAGATCAACGAACTGCACGACAAGCTCAGCAGGTGTGAAGTAGTTGAGACGGCGGATGATTCACACGAGCGGGTAATTTTCGGCAGTACGGTTGTGCTGGAGAATTTGGACACAGGCGAGGAAGTGACCTACCGGCTTGTGGGACCCTACGAGGCTGACCTGCAAGAAGGCACCATTTCCGTGACATCGCCCATCGGCCGGGCTCTCATTCGCAAAGAACCGGGGGACCAGGTTCGGGTTCGGGCGCCAGGCGGCTTGAAAAAATTCGAGATCATAGATGTCTACCACGATAAATGATCTGGGTGTGGAAGAGCGGCTCGCTGAGGCTGGACGCATCCTGCAAACCCTCGGCAATGAGATCGCCCCCTTTTTTGGCGGCGACTCGGCTCCACCTGCCTCCTGGCAGCGCAGTCTGAGTGCTGTTGCTGCCTCGCTGCAGGAGAGAACCTTGAGAATTGCAGTGGTGGGGTCAGTGAAATCCGGCAAAAGTACGTTCATCAACGCCCTCTATGGACGCGACTTTCTCAAACGAGGAGCCGGAGTAGTTACCGCATTCATTACCAGGGTTCGTTCTGGTGCCGAAGAGATGGCCTGGGTGAAGCTCAAATCATGGGCCGAGATCAACAGCGAGATTCAGGAGGCCGTGACCCTGGCTGGACTCTCCCAAGAACTTCCGGGGCTCAGTTCAGTGGATTTTCGCAAGGTCGAAGACAGGAGGTTGCTGGAGCAGTATGTTCAGGGGCTGGCAAGCAAGCAGCCGCTGGCGCAGGAAGGCTTCGATCCCAATGTGGTCCTCTTGAAGGCTTACATCGAGGGTTTCAGCAAGGTGGCGACTCACATAGGCGACGGCCCCAGCCGGCTGGAATTTCACGGAGCCGAGTTGGAGAGCCACCGGAGCTTTGTCAGTGAGGAATCACTGGCAGTGTACCTGCGTGACATGGAAGTCCAATTGCCCAGCTCCTGGCTGGCAAAAGGCATAGAAATTGGCGACTGCCAGGGGAGCGACTCGCCCAATCCTTTTCATTTTGCCAAGCTTCAGGAATACCTGCTTCGCTGCCAGTGCATCCTATATGTGATCAGCAGCCGGGTGGGGATCCGGCGGGCTGATTTGAAGCTCATTGAAGCTATCCAGATCCTCAGACTGCTGCCGCAAACCCTGTTCATATTGAACGCCGATCTGGATGAACATGATACTGCCGAGGATCTTTATCGAGTACAGCGGAGATTGGCGGCAGAACTCCGCCTGGTGGTTCCAGAGGCCAAGATATACACCTTTTCCGCCCTGCTGCAATTGTTCGACTCTATGGAGGAGTCACTCAGCCCCCGGGAACAGAGGCGGCTCGAAGGCTGGCGGCAGGAGAAAGATCTGGCACAGCTCTCCGCAACTGGATACCAACAATTTTGCACTGATCTGCAGAATATGCTGCGGCGAGAGCGGCATCGGCTTCTCTACGCCGGGGTTCTGGGTCACCTGGAAAGGGTTGAGCAGAGCATGACAGACTGCGTCGCCACCAGACAGGGGTTGCTTTCCAATGATTTGCAGGATCTGCACACTCTGGCTGCCGAGATCCGCAAGGCCCAGGATTCAGTCACTGCTGTACTGGCCACAGTGGAGCATACCCTGGAAGGTTTGAGAAAGTCTTTGAAAGACCGCCTGGGCTCGGCAGTGGATTCCTACTTCGACAGCAAGTATGGTCCGATTATTACCGAGACCATGGACCTGATCGAAAATCATCCCGTGGAGCAGTTCTGCAGCAGCGGCATGGGGGAGAGGCGCAAGCTTCTGACAAGTCTCTACAGCTTCTACCAGGATTTCCGCAAGACGCTGTCGCGCCATATCATAGACAGGGTGAATTTGCGCGTCATAGATTTTGTCAAGAATGAGGAAGAATTAGTAGAGAAAAAGATTCTTGATTCAACAGAGGCCTACTGGGAGCTGCTGGCACAGGCACTGCAGCTCTACCGGCAGCGTCTGGTGGACCTCGGCCTGGCCCTCAGAGAAGCATCGCCAAGAAATTTTCCTCTGATCCCAAAGCCTGCCCTGGTGCCGCCGCCTTTTTCAGCATTCTTGCAGCGGGCGGATTCCCTGGGGAGAAGTTCCTTGTTGGTCCGTTTCGGTCTGGGACGGTTACGGCAGTTTTTCGGAGGGCTCAAGGACAGGATCTTGAGGAAAAACAGCGCCCAGGCAAGTGAGAGACTTTTCCGCGAAGCAGTGGCCCTGGTAAAAAAAGAGACCCAGAAAGAATTGCTGGCCTGCTTCCGAGATTACCGCCAGAACCTTAAATTTATCCATCTTTTTTCATTCCTAGACGCCTATACGGATGCGGTCCTGCAAGCATTCCACGACATGAGCGAGGCCGCTTTGCTGGATATAGGTCAACTGCAAGAGACTGCCGAGAAAAAGGGCGACGATCACCAGGAGGCCTCGGAAGACCTTACTATAGTCCGCCAGCGGCTTCGGTATGTGAACGACTTGCTGCACTCTCTCAGGACTTCCATCGAGTACGCTGTTGAAAACGGATCTGGTCTGGCCTAGACTGTCTCTCGGCCAAGCAGCCTTCTCCGATCGAGCAGCCATGAAAAGCTCCAGGTTATAGCCAGGCGGACCACTCACCCTGTTGCACATGCTTGTCGACTTAGCGTTCCAAGATGACCGCCATCGCTGCTGCTATCATTCCTGCTGAGTTACCGGCGAGTCGCATCGCTTGGCTGCGGCGCCAGGCTCCCTGTGGCTAATTTTCGCTGACAGGAACGGTCTGGCGAGTTCTCTGAGAGGGCGGCAATTTACCGCTAGGATTCTGGGCAGCAGTACCCGGGGCGGTCCGCCGGGTCACGGTGCGAGCAGCCGGAAGGCTGTTGTTGAGTGCAAAGTCTGGCGGCCTGCCAGGCGGCAAGCTGTGAAACCTTCGGGGCAGGGAGCTCTGGCTCATGTTGAGACGGGCGAAGTTTGCAGATCTTGACAGACTCCTCGAGATCGAAGAGCAGAGCGCTCCCAAGTCGGCCTACGATCTGCTGGAGCTCGAGGCATTGTTGTACAGGTATGCTGATACATTTCTGGTGACAGAAGGCTGTGAGGTGGAAGGCTACATAGTGTTCAGCCATGAAGGGCATATTGTGTCTATGGCTGTGGCTCCCGAGTATCGGCGGCGTGGTGTGGGAAGCCGTTTACTGGAAGAGGTCGAGCACAGATGCGCCGGGAGAATCCTCCACCTGGAGGTGAGAGCGAGCAACAGCATTGCAATCAGGTTCTATGAACAGTGCGGTTTTGAGGCGGTCGGCAGGCGAAAAGCTTATTATCACGATGGTGAAGACGCCTTCATTATGCTGAAGGCGCCTGCGGGAGAAAGGAAAAAAGGAAATCAGGCCTGGTAGAGGTGGGGGTCAGAATCTGTGATCAGCTCCCGGATTTCTTTGTAGGCCTGCTCCACGTAGGCAGGCACGGCAAACAAGCCCTTGAGCACAGGGCCGGAGAGATGCCGCAGGGTAAAGGGCTGCTCTTGCAAGCGAGCTGCCAGATCGATTTGTCTAGGGTCAGAGTCTTTGGACACCAGAATATGGGCGTTCACCTCGTGGAAAGAGGGCATGGCATAAGGATAGGCAACCACCCAGGGGAATACCGCGGCCAGGGTATTATACATTCTGGCGTGTAATTTCAAGCGGTTCGGCTGCAGACATTCACCCTGGAAGCAGGCCACCCCCTGCGGAGTCAACCGGTTGAACACCAGCTGGTAAAACTCCCTGGTAAAAAGGTAGACGGCAGGGCTGCCTTCTGTGGGGTCATCCAGGTCTACCAGAATCACGTCGAATACCTCATCGGTTTGCTCGAGATAGCGGCGACCGTCGTCGAAGAGCAGCTGCAGGCGATGGTCGTCGAAGGCTCCGGCACTCCACTGTCCAAGTTTCTCCTGACAGATCCTTACCAGCTTCTCATCGATGTCCACCATGACGATTTTGGCCACCTGCGGATACTTGCACACCTCCCGGATGGTGGCCCCCTCCGCGCCTCCTATGACGCACACTTTTTCGGGCGAGGGATGGCAGAGCATGGCGGGATGGACGAGATTTTCATGGTAGATGAACTCGTCCAGTTCAGCTGACTGGGCTATACCGTCGAGAAAGAGCATGCGGCCGTACTCTACGGTATCGACTATGTCAATTCTGGCATACTGGGAGCGACCGGAGTAAATTTCCCCCAGGCAGCGAAATTGTATGACAACGTTTTTGCAACCGTCCTCGGTAAACCAGTGATAGTCGGTCATGTCGGTTCCTGGTAAGGCTTGTGCTTGATTTCGGCATGGGGCAGATCGAGCACACCGCGCTTGATCTCGGTTACGGCAACGTGCTGGGCGCCGAGGGCTTGCTTCAACCTGCTGAGGGCCAGATAGCCGTCTATCTGCTCGCCGCAAGTGAAAATGTCGAGAGCGCAGTAACCGTACTCAGGCCAGGTGTGCAGGGAAAAATGCGACTCGGCAATGACCACGATGCCACTGACTCCATGGGGAGAAAACTGGTGGAAAAAGGGTTGGATGGGGGTGGCACCAGAAAGTGTCACTGCTTCCAGCAGGTGGTGCTGCAGAGTTTCAGGGTCATCAAGGGTGGCGCGGTCGCATTGAAACAACTCGATAATAAGGTGTGTTCCCAGTGATTTCATTTTCTGTCGGTTGTTCTTCGCTGGTTAAGGCATTCAGGTCATAGCCACATCCTTGGCCTGTGGTCCTCTCAACAACTCGGGTGGCCTCGACACATACAAAAAAACCAATCTTGCACTATAGGCAAATTTGCCTCTAAATGCAACAAAGAAATTCGCAATCTTTCCTACTCTATTGCTGTTCTCTGGCCGTCCTCATGCTCTTTCGAGGAAGCGAGCCAGTCTCCCTGGTGCATATAGTCGGTGCAGATTGCCTTCAGGGTCTTTTTCTGTTCCAGAAAACGCTGTTTCATTTGCTGCAGCCATTTGAGATGTTTTTGGGCGCCTTCGACCGACAGAAAAAAATGGTCCTTCACTCGATTGACCTCCATATGCAGCGAGCCGTTCTCTATGCGGACCTTGCCAGGGCTGCTGCAGGTCATGCAGCGAATGGTATCTGCACTGAGAAAGCGGAAGGTGTCGCCGCCACAGGCTGGGCAGCACCAGCGAGGATTGTCCCCAGCAGGCGCGTCAGCAAAAAGAGCAGAGGCCAGCGAAGCGGCCACCTTTCTGTTGGCCTGGTCAAGGAATATTTCCCCGGGAAGAGCGCCGTACACTACTTCACTGCCCTTCAGGTGCAGGCCCATGAGCCTGGCGGCGCTGTCCAGGCACAGTTTGCAGTAGCCCTCCATGCCAGCTATGCCGGCAATGGCCACCGCCACCGCCGGTTTTTGCCAGAGCTGTTGAAAGTTGGCAAGAAAGCTGAGGCCGCGATCAAGGAGTCTCTTGAGACTGGCATTGGCTGAGAGCATGTAGGTGGGAACCGATAGAATAACAGCATCTGCCTGGACAAGTGCAGCGAGAATTTTTGGCAGGTCGTCATCCAGGGGGCATTTCTTTTCGGCCATAATGCAGGCATAGCAAGCGCGACAAGGCTGGATGTTCATGGCTGGCAGCCGCACCAGGGTCAGATGGCAGGCAACCCGCAGGTGGCGGCATATCTCTTTGGCCATCAATTCACTGTTGCCAAGTTTTCGGGGGGAGCCAATCAGGGCCACTATTTCTTTCATTTTTTCCTCCAAAACATGCAAGAGCCGGCATGGAGTCCGGTTCGCAGAAATGTCAAATGAGGATAAACTGGTGCTCGATAACACTGTCACTGCTTGCCAGCAAGTGCAGTACCAGAGGCTGACCAGGGAAGCGGGCCAGCAGCCTGGCGGCACTGAGAGATGCCACCGCAGAGTGGCGGTTCAAAGCAGTTATTCGTTCTGATATTTCTTGATTATCTTGATGATAGCAGCCAGATCCGCTTCTGGGACCCTTCCCTTGTGGAGATAGCGGCAAATCCTGTTCTTGTCCAATATCACCAGGTTAGAGGTGTCGTTCTCCAGCCCCCAGAGATTGAGGATGGTGTAGTCGTAGTCCAGGAGAATTATAGTGCCGTACTTTTTTTTCTTTCTCTTGACGATGGCTTTGATGATGAAATTGGGCTTCCAGGTTGCCTTGAGATTGGTAATGCCAAAGCCCTTGTAGTGGCGCCGGTCGAGGATGCCCTGGTCAGCAGCCTTTTTCAGCGCCTCGGAGATGTGTTCGTTGAGATCGGCCTCATCCGGGTCCACGTAAAAGATGGACAGGACCTTGTTCTGGAACACCGGGGAGTTCAGATTGTACAGTACCTTGTCGCTGTCCTGCAGGGTGAAATCCGCAGCCCGCTCTCCCACATGCAACTCTCCGGCCACTGCCCTGCCGCAGACAACAATGAGTAAGAGAAGTCCCAGCAATAGTGTCTTTTTCATGGCAGTCATCCTTTCATTGGCTGATTATTGCTCGGTTGTACCCGGGGTCAAGAGATGTATTTGTAAGCGTAGTCGCGTACATGATGACCATCCAGTACATGAAAGGTGCGAATTTTCTTCAGAAATACCGGCGAAAACATGCCCAGGGGCAGGTAGACGATCTTTTTGCCGTAGCGGGCCGCTACGGAGTGCCACCAGCTCCGGGGAGGTTTTGCTGCGATATAGGCAATTTGCTTTTCCTCACAGTAATCTATGGCAGCAAGGAGCAGCCGCTCTGGCTTGGAGGTGGCCACGTCAAAAAAAGAATCTCTCCAGATGTCGTAGACCCGCATAGGCGGATAGGTAAGCATGAAGCCGCCATATCGACAGCGCGAAACACCCGGGCCAACCAGGTGTTCCCCTGCAGGGGTAGCGTAAAAGGCCATGTCAGACTCCTGCTCATGCTCCCCCAGCCAGGTAACCCTCCAGGGAAAGTTTTCCCTGCCGCCAGGAGAAGGCCTGTCTTCGTCGAAGATAAGAACTACGGAGCCCACCTTGCCGCTCAGAAGACGCTCTTCCTTGACGTAAAGCTTGCCCTCGTGCCAGTTGCGGATGGTTTCGCGCAGGTCGAGGCCGTCGAGCAGAGAAGTGGTGAAGGGCTGGGTGCGGGTGTTCTCGGCGGCAAGGATGTGGGCTGTCTTTTTCTTCACGTAGTGGCCCCAGCCTTCTACCACCAGATCTTCCGGGGGATAGGAACAGATCATCAGCCCCTGCCATTTGCGGCGCCATTCACCAGGCCTAGCTTCCCGCAGACGCTTGTTCCTGATGCCTACCGGAACCAGGCGGCGACGCTTGACCCGAAAACTTCGATGAAAGCGGATCTTTTTTTGATTGAGAAACAGGTCCTCACCTTTCAGTTCTATGACGGGGAGCTGGGGATTGTCATCCTGCCAGGGGTAGTGGCTTCCGAGGTCCCAGACCTCATAGGCAAAGTTGTCATCCACGGCGCCGCGGGCAGCAATGGTCAACTGGTAGAAGTCTGGCGCCAGGAATCCCTGCAGCAGGGCGTAGTTTCGAGCAAATTGCCGGAGTACTCTCAGCTGGTGCGGTCTGACTCTCTCCCTGGAGTGGCGCCAGTGCCGGGCACAGGCTTCCTGCAACAATTTTTCCTGCAGCTGCAGCCTGTCTAAAGGGTTGACGGCATCCGGGTCGCGGCGCCACAGGGCATAAAGATGTTGCCGCTGGCGCTCGTAAGCCGCTGCCAGGTAAGGAATTTCCGTCATAATTTCCCGGCTGGACTGCTGGTGCATGTGGGCGAGAAGCACGCCGGCACGCTGCTGGCGGCCGATGGGCTGCACCTGGCGATTGCCGAGTCTAGAGAGGATTCGGGGGTAGTGGCTGATGCCGCAAACAAATAGCACCCTTTTATACTGGCGGCGCAGCCGATCCAGGTGGTAGGCCATGTTGGCCTCGCGGAGAAGGTCTTCAGACACGGCCTGTTTTGCTCTGGCAGCATAAGCCTGGCAGTATGCTGTCAGACCTATGCGGCTAAGGGCATAGGAGTCGGGAAGAGGCTCCC
The nucleotide sequence above comes from Deltaproteobacteria bacterium. Encoded proteins:
- a CDS encoding fused MFS/spermidine synthase: MTDYHWFTEDGCKNVVIQFRCLGEIYSGRSQYARIDIVDTVEYGRMLFLDGIAQSAELDEFIYHENLVHPAMLCHPSPEKVCVIGGAEGATIREVCKYPQVAKIVMVDIDEKLVRICQEKLGQWSAGAFDDHRLQLLFDDGRRYLEQTDEVFDVILVDLDDPTEGSPAVYLFTREFYQLVFNRLTPQGVACFQGECLQPNRLKLHARMYNTLAAVFPWVVAYPYAMPSFHEVNAHILVSKDSDPRQIDLAARLQEQPFTLRHLSGPVLKGLFAVPAYVEQAYKEIRELITDSDPHLYQA
- a CDS encoding dynamin family protein, which translates into the protein MSTTINDLGVEERLAEAGRILQTLGNEIAPFFGGDSAPPASWQRSLSAVAASLQERTLRIAVVGSVKSGKSTFINALYGRDFLKRGAGVVTAFITRVRSGAEEMAWVKLKSWAEINSEIQEAVTLAGLSQELPGLSSVDFRKVEDRRLLEQYVQGLASKQPLAQEGFDPNVVLLKAYIEGFSKVATHIGDGPSRLEFHGAELESHRSFVSEESLAVYLRDMEVQLPSSWLAKGIEIGDCQGSDSPNPFHFAKLQEYLLRCQCILYVISSRVGIRRADLKLIEAIQILRLLPQTLFILNADLDEHDTAEDLYRVQRRLAAELRLVVPEAKIYTFSALLQLFDSMEESLSPREQRRLEGWRQEKDLAQLSATGYQQFCTDLQNMLRRERHRLLYAGVLGHLERVEQSMTDCVATRQGLLSNDLQDLHTLAAEIRKAQDSVTAVLATVEHTLEGLRKSLKDRLGSAVDSYFDSKYGPIITETMDLIENHPVEQFCSSGMGERRKLLTSLYSFYQDFRKTLSRHIIDRVNLRVIDFVKNEEELVEKKILDSTEAYWELLAQALQLYRQRLVDLGLALREASPRNFPLIPKPALVPPPFSAFLQRADSLGRSSLLVRFGLGRLRQFFGGLKDRILRKNSAQASERLFREAVALVKKETQKELLACFRDYRQNLKFIHLFSFLDAYTDAVLQAFHDMSEAALLDIGQLQETAEKKGDDHQEASEDLTIVRQRLRYVNDLLHSLRTSIEYAVENGSGLA
- the greA gene encoding transcription elongation factor GreA — translated: MERVPITREGYARLKSELQRLQQQERPEVIAAISEARDHGDISENAEYEAAKEKQAMVEGKINELHDKLSRCEVVETADDSHERVIFGSTVVLENLDTGEEVTYRLVGPYEADLQEGTISVTSPIGRALIRKEPGDQVRVRAPGGLKKFEIIDVYHDK
- the rimI gene encoding ribosomal protein S18-alanine N-acetyltransferase yields the protein MLRRAKFADLDRLLEIEEQSAPKSAYDLLELEALLYRYADTFLVTEGCEVEGYIVFSHEGHIVSMAVAPEYRRRGVGSRLLEEVEHRCAGRILHLEVRASNSIAIRFYEQCGFEAVGRRKAYYHDGEDAFIMLKAPAGERKKGNQAW
- a CDS encoding type II toxin-antitoxin system VapC family toxin, with translation MERYVVDASVILKWVLGKEQENGQDLALKLLDTWAAGIAELAAPSLWQYEVGNFLGRELKLEAIEKMNLLLDLRIQSVDLNNTIIERCFAWMEQHAVTFYDASYLAVAFEIKGILVTADEKFCKKMENVGRICLLGDLNLPQAGDQ
- a CDS encoding arsenite methyltransferase, yielding MRNKHPEEIRTTVLQRYGDLAKGGSKGCGCTVSPSCCGSSSPSASEALGYSVEELSSVPEGSNMGLGCGNPQAIAALKPGETVVDLGSGGGFDCFLAAARVGKSGRVIGVDMTPEMVNRARENARQGDYTNVEFRLGEIEHLPVADNTADVIISNCVINLSPDKQSVFQEAYRILKPGGRLAISDVVATASLPPELRDDLQLLSRCIAGAVTPEEITGMLQRAGFREIRIQLQESSREVIKEWIPGINAQDYVVSATIEAVKP
- a CDS encoding flavodoxin family protein, translated to MKEIVALIGSPRKLGNSELMAKEICRHLRVACHLTLVRLPAMNIQPCRACYACIMAEKKCPLDDDLPKILAALVQADAVILSVPTYMLSANASLKRLLDRGLSFLANFQQLWQKPAVAVAIAGIAGMEGYCKLCLDSAARLMGLHLKGSEVVYGALPGEIFLDQANRKVAASLASALFADAPAGDNPRWCCPACGGDTFRFLSADTIRCMTCSSPGKVRIENGSLHMEVNRVKDHFFLSVEGAQKHLKWLQQMKQRFLEQKKTLKAICTDYMHQGDWLASSKEHEDGQRTAIE
- the speD gene encoding adenosylmethionine decarboxylase, with protein sequence MKSLGTHLIIELFQCDRATLDDPETLQHHLLEAVTLSGATPIQPFFHQFSPHGVSGIVVIAESHFSLHTWPEYGYCALDIFTCGEQIDGYLALSRLKQALGAQHVAVTEIKRGVLDLPHAEIKHKPYQEPT